DNA sequence from the Sulfurimonas sediminis genome:
CCAAACATGGGTATTTAGCAACAATCTCACCAATTACAAAGAGATTGCACTCCTGCATGACAATCCGGCGATTACACCGCTTGATGAGTGCCAGTATGTTGCTTGCATCGTAAATGAGGATCCAGATATTAGCGTAAATGACAGACTGCCAAACTTTAAAATTTCAGGAGGCGTGTACGCAAAATTTGACCTGCAGGGAGAATCCGGAGACTTTTTGAAATTTATTCATTGGGTGTATCATGAGTGGTTACCACAAAATGAATATGAAACAACCACAAAACCCCCTTATGTTATTTATAAGAAAAACAAGTATTTGTCCAAAGATAATACTTTTGACATAACCCTTTATCTCTCAATAAGTTATTAAGCTGCCCTTCAATTAAGAAGTGGGAAAAACTCTTGCGTTTTTTATAACAATTGTTCCTGCTAGTTCTGCTTCAAAAATTTTGGTCGGATATTTTTGTAAAGCGTCCTCATATGTTGGATTACTTTGACAATAGTACAAAAACTCATCCAAAGCCACTTCTTTACATGTAAAGCCTGCAAACTGCGCAACAAAAGCATCGACATTATAGATAGCTTTTGCCTCTCCTTTTGCAAGTAACTCATTTGTCGCTTCACTCTCTCCTATCCGGTGTGCTAATACATATACTTCTTTTCCCATTTTCAAAGCATACTCAACGCTGCGCATTGTTCCTGAGTTAAAATCTGCATAAGTCACTACAAGGACATCTCCCAAAGCAACGACTACTTCATTGCGCAAAGGAAAATGATACTTATGAGAAGGAGTCCCTTCTTCAAACTGACTGAGCACCAAACCCTTTGTCTCAATATCTGCAATAATATTTTTATTGATTGCAGGGTAGCGCTTGTCTAGCCCTGTTGCTGCAACCATAATGGTGTTTTTTGCACCGGCAGCCTTATGTGCAATGGCATCAACGCCCAAAGCACCGCCGCTAACTATGCAGACACCCGCTAAAGAAAGTTTGTGAGAAAGTCGGTGTGTCAGTTCTCTTGCATATTGATTTGGTTTTCTGCTTCCTACAATTGCAATTTTCTTTTTATGTAATAATCCACTGTTTCCTTTGTAAAAAAGTTTCTCAGGATAGTGCTTCATAGCATCAAGTTCGGGTATATGAAAATCTATTTGCTGCATTGCAAAGTCAATATATTTTATTTATCTGCACTAACTCAACATCTTTGAACAAAGCCTTTGATTCAGAGAGTGCCTGCAGTGTATTTTTATGTGGATGGCCTATCGCAATGGCACTGCCATGTGCC
Encoded proteins:
- a CDS encoding DNA-processing protein DprA, with translation MQQIDFHIPELDAMKHYPEKLFYKGNSGLLHKKKIAIVGSRKPNQYARELTHRLSHKLSLAGVCIVSGGALGVDAIAHKAAGAKNTIMVAATGLDKRYPAINKNIIADIETKGLVLSQFEEGTPSHKYHFPLRNEVVVALGDVLVVTYADFNSGTMRSVEYALKMGKEVYVLAHRIGESEATNELLAKGEAKAIYNVDAFVAQFAGFTCKEVALDEFLYYCQSNPTYEDALQKYPTKIFEAELAGTIVIKNARVFPTS